A single genomic interval of Lysobacter avium harbors:
- a CDS encoding hybrid sensor histidine kinase/response regulator encodes MLSFTPVALASLAWLGLMFGAALYAERRPALFAGHWRHVYALSLAVHCTSWTFYGTVTQAARYGWPLPPTFLGAILLYVLAVGFMIKLVRLARETNATSIADLIATRLGKDAWLAATVTLVAALGLIPYIALQLKAVAMSFAMLTTRDSGLATPPWQDSALYVALAMAVFAMLFGTRRASATEHNRGLVLAMAFESVFKLGAMLAIGAFVWFGLESGTGASLQVPVQSIPTLPAAPSAGFLPLVLLGALAMFIMPHQFHIGVVECRDERDVRTARWQFPLYLVLIALPVLPLATAGAALLGDSVPSDMYVLALPLSQGHEGLALFAFLGGLSAATGMVVVSTLTLGLMIGNHWFAPGLLRGAWSRNDGSDLRGSVLMLRRFGIVAIMLLAWAYSRLVGGNEALADVGAVSFSALATLAPALGFAVWRPQTPPRAAVIGVVVGFAAWAWVLLLPMVFEVVGHRPAWLESGPLGLRMLSPDGLFGLTGWSRLGRAVGVSLFLGTLATVLGWTWSWRRDTPRRSYRGMDAQSLRDAGMRFLPRNRVQQLLQKAPATGPVPAAVEAGIERELAAVLGSASARVLLDAARSESGRGLDTVAAIVGEASADLRFNQRVLEAALHNMSQGISVVDAQLRLVAWNRRYAELFQYPAELLQVGRPIADLSRWAMMQGAPPAGGLERALERRLAFMRAGSPHLTERILADGSILEIRGNPMPGGGFVATFTDVTDFRRAEAALLQANETLEQRVIERTADLQIATREAERANDAKSRFLAAIGHDLMQPLHAAQLFTDAMSVQAADDAQRAMLSQIGGALDSTGDLLTGLLEMSRLEAGGLVPEPRAFALAEVLEPLASEFSAIAAARGLGFRFVPTRAWVHSDPQLLRRALQNFLANAVRYTTSGRVLLGVRRRGDGLRIEVHDTGPGIDAGMQQAIFEEFRRGLDAPGQGLGLGLSIADRIAHLLEAPLTLRSSPGQGTMFAMQVERVEARLPAVASAPRGLAGLRVLLVDNDAQALAALAAILRGWGCEVLTAADREGARRHLAREPAALWLFDYHLDEGDTGVALAEALAVEHGARPTLILSADTGHVVRRAVLDAGQSLLSKPLKPLALKSVLDRMLAASALRGEPVAVQDD; translated from the coding sequence ATGCTGAGCTTCACTCCCGTCGCCCTCGCGAGCCTTGCCTGGCTTGGACTGATGTTCGGCGCCGCGCTGTATGCCGAGCGCCGCCCGGCGCTGTTCGCCGGTCACTGGCGACACGTCTATGCACTGTCGCTGGCGGTGCACTGCACCTCGTGGACCTTCTACGGCACAGTCACCCAGGCGGCGCGCTACGGCTGGCCGCTGCCGCCGACCTTCCTCGGCGCGATCCTGCTCTACGTGCTGGCCGTCGGCTTCATGATCAAGCTGGTGCGGCTCGCCCGCGAGACCAACGCGACCTCCATCGCCGACCTGATCGCCACGCGCCTGGGCAAGGACGCGTGGCTGGCCGCGACTGTCACCCTGGTCGCTGCGCTCGGACTGATCCCCTACATCGCGCTGCAGCTGAAAGCGGTGGCGATGAGTTTCGCGATGCTGACCACCCGGGATTCCGGGCTCGCGACGCCGCCCTGGCAGGACAGCGCCCTCTACGTCGCGTTGGCGATGGCGGTGTTTGCGATGCTGTTCGGCACCCGGCGCGCGAGCGCCACCGAGCACAACCGCGGCCTGGTGCTCGCCATGGCATTCGAGTCGGTGTTCAAGCTTGGCGCGATGCTCGCCATCGGCGCATTTGTCTGGTTCGGGCTGGAAAGCGGCACCGGTGCCTCTCTGCAAGTGCCGGTGCAGTCGATACCGACCTTGCCTGCGGCGCCGTCCGCCGGATTCCTCCCGCTGGTCCTGCTGGGCGCGCTGGCGATGTTCATCATGCCGCACCAGTTCCATATCGGAGTGGTCGAGTGCCGCGACGAGCGCGACGTGCGCACCGCGCGCTGGCAGTTTCCGCTGTACCTGGTCCTGATCGCCTTGCCGGTCCTGCCACTGGCCACCGCCGGTGCGGCATTGCTCGGCGACTCGGTGCCCTCCGACATGTACGTGCTGGCGCTGCCCTTGTCGCAGGGCCACGAGGGCCTGGCGCTGTTCGCGTTCCTTGGCGGCTTGAGCGCCGCCACCGGCATGGTCGTGGTCAGCACGCTGACCCTCGGCCTGATGATCGGCAACCACTGGTTCGCGCCCGGGCTGCTGCGCGGTGCCTGGTCGCGCAACGATGGCAGCGACCTGCGCGGCAGCGTGTTGATGCTGCGGCGGTTCGGCATCGTCGCGATCATGCTGCTGGCTTGGGCCTACAGTCGCTTGGTCGGCGGCAATGAGGCGCTGGCCGACGTCGGCGCGGTGTCGTTCTCGGCGCTGGCGACGCTTGCGCCCGCGCTGGGTTTCGCGGTGTGGCGGCCGCAGACGCCGCCGCGGGCAGCGGTGATCGGCGTGGTCGTGGGGTTTGCGGCGTGGGCGTGGGTGCTGTTGCTGCCGATGGTGTTCGAGGTGGTCGGGCATCGCCCCGCATGGCTGGAGTCGGGGCCGCTGGGCCTGCGCATGCTGTCACCGGACGGACTGTTCGGCCTGACCGGCTGGAGCAGGCTGGGACGCGCGGTCGGTGTCAGTCTTTTCCTTGGCACGCTTGCCACGGTGCTCGGCTGGACCTGGAGTTGGCGTCGCGATACGCCAAGGCGCAGTTACCGCGGCATGGATGCACAAAGCCTGCGCGACGCGGGCATGCGGTTCCTGCCGCGCAACCGTGTCCAGCAACTGCTGCAGAAGGCCCCGGCCACGGGCCCGGTGCCCGCGGCGGTGGAGGCGGGCATCGAGCGCGAGTTGGCGGCGGTACTGGGCTCCGCATCGGCGCGCGTGCTGCTGGATGCCGCGCGCAGCGAGAGCGGGCGCGGGCTGGACACGGTGGCGGCGATCGTCGGCGAGGCGTCGGCGGACCTGCGCTTCAACCAGCGTGTCCTGGAAGCCGCGCTGCACAACATGAGCCAGGGCATCAGCGTGGTGGATGCGCAGCTGCGGCTGGTGGCCTGGAACCGGCGCTACGCCGAGTTGTTCCAGTACCCGGCCGAGTTGCTGCAGGTGGGCCGACCGATCGCCGACCTGTCGCGCTGGGCGATGATGCAGGGCGCACCTCCTGCAGGCGGGCTGGAGCGCGCGCTGGAGCGGCGGCTGGCCTTCATGCGTGCCGGTTCACCGCACCTCACCGAACGCATCCTCGCCGACGGCAGCATCCTGGAGATCCGTGGCAACCCCATGCCCGGTGGCGGCTTCGTGGCGACCTTCACCGACGTCACTGATTTCCGCCGCGCGGAGGCCGCGTTGCTGCAGGCCAACGAGACCCTGGAGCAGCGCGTCATCGAGCGCACCGCCGACCTGCAGATCGCCACCCGCGAAGCCGAGCGCGCGAACGACGCGAAGAGCCGGTTCCTGGCCGCGATCGGCCACGACCTGATGCAACCGCTGCACGCCGCGCAGCTCTTCACCGATGCGATGTCGGTGCAGGCCGCCGACGATGCGCAGCGCGCGATGCTGTCCCAGATAGGCGGCGCCCTGGACTCGACCGGCGACCTGCTCACCGGCTTGCTGGAGATGTCGCGCCTGGAGGCGGGCGGCCTGGTGCCGGAGCCGCGGGCCTTCGCCCTGGCCGAAGTGCTCGAGCCGCTGGCTTCGGAATTCAGTGCCATCGCCGCTGCGCGCGGGCTTGGATTCCGTTTCGTGCCGACCCGGGCGTGGGTGCACAGCGACCCGCAACTGCTGCGGCGCGCCCTGCAGAACTTCCTTGCCAACGCGGTGCGTTACACCACCAGCGGTCGGGTGTTGTTGGGCGTACGCCGCCGCGGCGACGGACTGCGTATCGAGGTCCATGACACCGGGCCCGGCATCGACGCAGGCATGCAGCAGGCCATTTTCGAGGAATTCCGGCGCGGCCTCGACGCACCCGGGCAAGGGCTTGGCCTTGGGCTGTCGATCGCCGATCGGATTGCCCACCTGCTCGAGGCTCCGCTGACCCTTCGCAGCAGTCCGGGGCAGGGCACGATGTTCGCGATGCAGGTCGAGCGCGTCGAGGCGCGGCTGCCCGCGGTCGCCAGCGCGCCGCGCGGTCTTGCCGGTCTGCGCGTGCTGCTGGTCGACAACGATGCGCAGGCGCTCGCGGCACTGGCCGCTATCCTGCGCGGATGGGGTTGCGAGGTGTTGACGGCGGCGGACCGCGAGGGTGCGCGCCGGCACCTCGCGCGCGAACCGGCCGCACTGTGGCTGTTCGATTACCACCTCGACGAAGGCGACACGGGGGTGGCGCTGGCCGAAGCGCTGGCCGTCGAACACGGCGCCCGGCCGACCCTGATACTCAGTGCCGATACCGGCCACGTGGTCCGGCGCGCGGTGCTCGACGCGGGGCAGTCGTTGCTGTCCAAACCGCTCAAGCCACTCGCGCTGAAGTCAGTGCTGGACCGGATGCTCGCCGCGAGTGCGCTGCGCGGGGAGCCGGTGGCTGTCCAGGACGACTGA
- the aroA gene encoding 3-phosphoshikimate 1-carboxyvinyltransferase has protein sequence MSEAVRQDWSAGKGTALHGSLRVPGDKSISHRAVMLGALADGTTEIHGFLDGEDTRATARIFTQLGVRIDTPAPTVCVVHGVGLHGLRGTDEVLDCGNAGTGMRLLAGVLAGQAFDSVLVGDASLTKRPMRRVTDPLTAMGARIDTGEGGTPPLRVHARTGLQGIDYALPVASAQVKSAVLLAGLYAEGETVVREPHPTRDYTERMLATFGWPVETAPGVVRLSGGHRLRAARVDVPADFSSAAFFIVAATIIPGSELRLEAVGINPRRTGLLQVLRLMGADIREENRRDDGGEPVADLLVRHAPLHGIEVPSALVADMIDEFPILFIAAACASGRTVVRDAAELRVKESDRIATMATGLRTLGISVEETPDGAVIHGGRLGGGSIATHDDHRIAMSFAVAAQRASGEVRINDIATVATSFPGFVELARGVGMAIDAIAGPPAL, from the coding sequence ATGAGCGAGGCGGTGCGGCAGGACTGGAGCGCCGGCAAGGGGACCGCGCTGCATGGCAGCCTGCGCGTGCCCGGCGACAAGTCCATTTCCCATCGCGCGGTGATGCTGGGTGCGCTGGCCGATGGCACCACCGAAATACACGGTTTTCTCGACGGTGAGGACACCCGGGCCACGGCGCGGATCTTCACGCAGCTCGGCGTCCGCATCGATACCCCGGCGCCGACGGTCTGCGTGGTCCACGGCGTCGGCCTGCATGGACTGCGCGGCACCGATGAGGTACTTGATTGTGGCAACGCGGGCACCGGCATGCGGCTCTTGGCGGGTGTGCTGGCCGGGCAGGCGTTCGACAGCGTCCTCGTGGGCGATGCGTCCCTGACAAAGCGTCCGATGCGCCGTGTCACCGATCCACTCACGGCAATGGGTGCGCGGATCGACACCGGCGAGGGCGGCACGCCACCGCTGCGTGTGCACGCCAGGACAGGTCTGCAGGGCATCGACTATGCGTTGCCGGTTGCCAGCGCGCAGGTGAAATCCGCCGTGCTGCTGGCGGGCCTGTACGCCGAGGGCGAGACCGTCGTGCGCGAGCCGCACCCGACGCGTGACTACACCGAGCGGATGCTGGCCACCTTCGGCTGGCCGGTTGAGACCGCACCTGGCGTCGTCCGCCTGAGCGGGGGCCATCGCCTGCGCGCCGCGCGCGTCGACGTACCCGCGGATTTTTCCTCGGCGGCCTTCTTCATCGTTGCGGCAACGATCATTCCGGGATCCGAGCTGCGACTGGAGGCGGTCGGCATCAATCCGCGCCGTACCGGCCTGCTGCAGGTCCTGCGCCTGATGGGCGCCGACATCCGCGAGGAAAACCGCCGCGACGATGGCGGCGAGCCGGTTGCCGACCTGCTGGTCCGCCACGCGCCGCTGCACGGCATCGAAGTGCCGTCTGCGCTGGTGGCGGACATGATCGACGAGTTCCCGATCCTGTTCATCGCCGCCGCCTGCGCCAGCGGGCGCACGGTGGTCCGCGACGCCGCCGAGCTGCGGGTCAAGGAGTCCGACCGCATTGCGACCATGGCGACCGGCCTGCGCACGCTCGGCATCAGCGTCGAGGAGACGCCCGATGGCGCAGTCATCCACGGCGGGCGGCTGGGCGGCGGCAGCATCGCCACCCACGATGACCACCGCATCGCGATGAGCTTCGCGGTCGCCGCGCAGCGCGCGTCGGGCGAGGTCCGCATCAACGACATCGCAACCGTCGCGACGTCTTTCCCGGGATTTGTCGAACTGGCACGGGGCGTGGGAATGGCCATCGACGCGATTGCCGGGCCGCCCGCGCTGTAG
- the pheA gene encoding prephenate dehydratase produces the protein MSAKGKPPAKSAGRDVVPKKPPAPKLAELRERVDGIDRSIQELIAERARFASQIGQAKGPLAAAIDYYRPEREAQVLRRVVDRNEGPLEGEVLVRVFREIMSACLAQQEPLKIGFLGPAGTHSEQAAYKHFGHSILGLPLGSIEEVFGEVESGAADFGVVPVENSTQGTIQSTLDTFLGTDVKICGEVELRVHQHLLSRSGRFEDIERVYSHPQSFAQCKAWLRQHLPDAEKIPLASNAEAARRARNADDAAAIAGLSAASVYGLKSVAGPIEDRPDNTTRFLVLGRELFPASGNDRTSLLIFIKDQPGALFQVLAPFARHGLSMNRIESRPGHGGRWQYAFFVDVGGHIEQEAMRLALAEVDEFAEQVRVLGSYPVAIV, from the coding sequence ATGAGCGCCAAGGGCAAGCCGCCTGCGAAGAGCGCGGGCCGGGACGTGGTGCCCAAAAAGCCGCCCGCGCCGAAGCTTGCCGAACTGCGCGAGCGCGTCGACGGCATCGATCGCAGCATCCAGGAACTGATCGCCGAACGGGCGCGCTTCGCCAGCCAGATCGGCCAGGCCAAGGGGCCGTTGGCGGCGGCCATCGACTACTACCGCCCCGAGCGTGAGGCGCAGGTGCTGCGTCGCGTGGTCGACCGCAACGAGGGCCCGCTGGAGGGCGAGGTGCTGGTGCGCGTGTTCCGCGAGATCATGTCGGCGTGCCTGGCCCAGCAGGAGCCGCTGAAGATCGGCTTCCTCGGTCCGGCGGGTACGCACTCGGAGCAGGCGGCGTACAAGCACTTCGGTCACTCCATCCTGGGTCTGCCACTGGGCAGCATCGAGGAGGTGTTCGGCGAGGTGGAGTCCGGCGCGGCCGACTTCGGCGTGGTGCCGGTGGAGAACTCCACCCAGGGCACGATTCAGTCGACCCTGGATACCTTCCTGGGCACCGACGTCAAGATCTGCGGCGAGGTGGAGCTGCGCGTGCACCAGCACCTGCTCTCGCGCAGCGGCCGCTTCGAGGATATCGAGCGCGTGTACTCGCATCCGCAGTCCTTCGCGCAGTGCAAGGCCTGGTTGCGCCAGCACCTGCCCGACGCCGAGAAGATTCCGTTGGCGAGCAATGCCGAGGCCGCCCGTCGCGCCCGCAACGCCGATGACGCCGCGGCGATCGCCGGTCTCAGCGCCGCGAGCGTGTACGGGCTGAAGTCGGTGGCCGGCCCGATCGAGGACCGGCCCGACAACACCACCCGCTTCCTGGTGCTCGGGCGCGAGCTGTTCCCGGCCTCGGGCAATGACCGCACCTCGCTGCTGATCTTCATCAAGGACCAGCCCGGCGCGCTGTTCCAGGTGCTGGCGCCGTTCGCGCGCCACGGCTTGAGCATGAACCGGATCGAGTCCAGGCCCGGCCACGGCGGGCGCTGGCAGTACGCGTTCTTCGTCGACGTCGGCGGGCACATCGAGCAGGAGGCGATGCGCCTGGCGCTGGCGGAGGTCGATGAATTCGCCGAGCAGGTGCGCGTGCTGGGTTCCTACCCGGTCGCGATCGTATGA
- the serC gene encoding 3-phosphoserine/phosphohydroxythreonine transaminase, protein MSRPYNFSAGPAALPEAVLKQAREELLDWNGAGASVLELSHRGPEFMRAAEKAEADLRTLLSVPDDYAVLFLQGGATTQQALIPLNFAAPGQAADYVLTGHWGATAIKQAQPYVDARIAADTADGGYRGLPMRADWALSEGAAYVHYTANETIHGVEFNEIPEVGDVPLIGDFSSSIASGPLDVSRFGVIYAGAQKNLGPVGLTVVIIRRDLLTQTGQARAPILDYAAHERAGSMLNTPPTFNWYLAGLMFQWMLDEGGVEEFARRSAVKSQLLYAAIDGSGGFYRNTVERTARSRMNVVFSLHDENLDARFLEQARAAGLISLKGHRVLGGMRASIYNAMPVSGAQALADFMADFQQRNG, encoded by the coding sequence ATGTCCCGTCCGTACAACTTCAGCGCCGGCCCTGCAGCACTTCCCGAAGCCGTCCTCAAGCAAGCCCGCGAGGAGTTGCTGGACTGGAACGGCGCCGGCGCCTCGGTGCTGGAGCTGAGCCACCGCGGTCCGGAGTTCATGCGCGCTGCGGAAAAGGCCGAAGCCGACCTGCGCACATTGCTGTCGGTGCCCGATGACTACGCGGTCCTGTTCCTGCAGGGCGGGGCGACCACACAGCAGGCGCTGATACCGCTCAATTTTGCCGCGCCGGGCCAAGCTGCCGACTACGTCCTTACCGGGCACTGGGGTGCGACCGCCATCAAACAGGCGCAGCCCTATGTCGACGCCCGTATAGCGGCCGATACGGCCGATGGGGGCTATCGGGGCCTGCCGATGCGCGCGGACTGGGCGTTGTCGGAAGGAGCGGCCTATGTGCACTACACCGCCAACGAGACCATCCACGGCGTCGAGTTCAACGAGATCCCCGAGGTCGGCGATGTGCCGCTCATCGGTGATTTCAGTTCCAGCATCGCGTCCGGTCCGCTGGATGTCTCCCGCTTCGGGGTGATCTACGCCGGCGCGCAGAAAAACCTCGGGCCGGTCGGGCTGACGGTGGTGATCATCCGCCGCGACCTGCTGACGCAAACCGGCCAGGCGCGCGCGCCGATCCTGGACTACGCCGCGCACGAGCGCGCCGGCTCCATGCTCAACACGCCGCCCACCTTCAACTGGTACCTGGCCGGGCTGATGTTCCAGTGGATGCTGGACGAGGGCGGGGTGGAGGAATTTGCCCGGCGCAGCGCGGTCAAGTCGCAATTGCTGTACGCGGCGATCGACGGGTCCGGCGGGTTCTATCGCAACACGGTCGAGCGCACTGCGCGTTCGCGGATGAACGTCGTGTTCTCCTTGCACGACGAGAACCTGGATGCGCGTTTTCTCGAACAGGCCCGCGCGGCGGGGCTGATCTCGTTGAAGGGCCACCGCGTACTGGGCGGCATGCGCGCATCGATCTACAACGCGATGCCGGTGTCAGGCGCGCAGGCATTGGCCGACTTCATGGCTGATTTCCAGCAGAGGAACGGCTGA
- a CDS encoding FHA domain-containing protein, with protein sequence MNTLRLRFANGERDDLVLGAGVHAVGQDNDGHPCLVDDSHDARLQISIDRRGIWLQLREQSQVMHVNGRPVRRMAMLRAGDVLHLDGVDLTLVGARPGPAPATAANDPPSARAVLRAVGGPHHGRCFDLDHPCVVGSRPEADLCIAEPGIPDQHSRLEPHSDGVSFRTLGASGGIEVNGHRLDEGLLMAGDQVVFNASHRFVLEAPRAMAPPEPVVQEAAVEWTPAEAGPQRSPLMASLRRIPWLLLAALLMAGALALLLLYGVR encoded by the coding sequence GTGAATACCCTAAGACTGCGATTCGCCAACGGCGAGCGGGACGACCTGGTGCTCGGCGCCGGCGTGCATGCCGTCGGCCAGGACAATGACGGCCATCCGTGCCTGGTCGACGACTCCCATGACGCGCGCCTGCAGATATCCATCGACCGCCGAGGCATCTGGCTGCAGTTGCGCGAGCAGTCGCAGGTAATGCATGTCAACGGTCGACCGGTGCGGCGTATGGCGATGCTGCGGGCCGGGGACGTGTTGCACCTGGACGGAGTGGACCTGACCCTGGTGGGTGCGCGGCCGGGACCGGCTCCGGCGACGGCCGCGAATGATCCACCCAGCGCGCGCGCGGTCCTGCGTGCGGTCGGCGGGCCGCACCACGGTCGCTGCTTTGATCTGGACCACCCGTGCGTTGTCGGAAGCCGGCCAGAAGCGGACCTGTGCATTGCCGAGCCAGGCATTCCCGATCAGCACTCACGGCTGGAGCCGCACAGTGACGGCGTCAGCTTCCGCACGCTCGGCGCATCCGGCGGTATCGAGGTCAACGGGCATCGGCTGGACGAAGGGCTGCTGATGGCCGGGGACCAGGTGGTGTTCAATGCCAGCCATCGATTTGTATTGGAAGCGCCGCGGGCAATGGCGCCGCCCGAGCCCGTCGTGCAGGAGGCTGCCGTTGAATGGACTCCAGCCGAGGCTGGGCCCCAACGCTCCCCTTTGATGGCGTCGCTGAGGCGCATTCCGTGGCTGCTGCTTGCGGCACTGCTGATGGCCGGCGCACTGGCACTTCTGCTGCTTTACGGGGTGCGCTGA
- a CDS encoding polyhydroxyalkanoic acid system family protein, producing the protein MPDIDIQHPHTMGPQQARAAVQEIADKLTERFGVVCHWDSDTLHFDRSGIEGQIEVAPSSLNVTATLGFLFAAMKAPIEAELRRVLDKRFS; encoded by the coding sequence ATGCCCGATATCGATATCCAACACCCCCACACCATGGGGCCGCAGCAGGCGCGCGCCGCGGTCCAGGAAATTGCCGACAAGCTGACCGAGCGATTCGGGGTCGTGTGCCATTGGGATAGCGACACGCTGCATTTCGACCGCAGCGGAATCGAAGGACAGATCGAAGTGGCACCTTCCAGCCTCAACGTCACCGCAACGCTTGGCTTCCTGTTTGCGGCCATGAAGGCGCCGATCGAGGCCGAGTTGCGCCGCGTACTGGACAAGCGATTCAGCTGA
- a CDS encoding restriction endonuclease, with protein sequence MTTAFLIALILGTAGSAWLWLVHNRASVVALGLRALAAMRWRESSRFVIEALEAQGFSASRLAPDADRGQNADLLLNRGDQTWLLSFKQGVDYRIDPGMVSQMSAAVRDSNASGGIIATLGTIQGELRKHPQDIELIDGATLWPLISPLLPPSLHNDITSRARRLTVRATGVVWVVALLAGLLASLLIPDAVVDPTRDATDAPVASPADADGSGRGEATAVVQSPAIAGTEEEQRRDIAAAVSRLPGIARASWATRSTLVALVDADASEQQINGICKVLAPYEDLRYSRVQLQPPPGSEAPVRFLQCNWS encoded by the coding sequence ATGACCACCGCCTTCCTGATTGCGCTGATCCTGGGGACGGCGGGAAGCGCGTGGCTCTGGCTGGTCCACAACCGCGCCTCGGTCGTCGCGCTTGGCCTGCGCGCACTCGCCGCCATGCGCTGGCGCGAATCCTCCCGCTTTGTCATCGAGGCGCTGGAGGCCCAGGGGTTTTCCGCCAGTCGCCTGGCACCGGACGCCGACAGGGGCCAGAACGCCGATCTGCTGCTCAACCGTGGCGACCAGACCTGGCTGCTGAGTTTCAAGCAGGGCGTGGATTACCGGATCGATCCGGGCATGGTCAGCCAGATGTCGGCCGCCGTGCGCGACAGCAATGCCAGTGGCGGCATCATCGCGACCCTGGGCACCATCCAGGGCGAGCTGCGGAAACACCCGCAGGATATCGAATTGATCGACGGTGCTACCTTGTGGCCGCTGATCAGCCCCCTGCTCCCGCCCAGCCTGCACAACGACATCACGTCACGCGCGCGGCGGCTGACCGTCCGTGCGACCGGGGTCGTGTGGGTGGTCGCGCTACTGGCCGGGTTGCTGGCGTCGCTCCTGATTCCCGACGCGGTCGTGGATCCGACGCGCGATGCCACCGATGCGCCCGTGGCCTCACCGGCGGACGCCGATGGATCAGGTCGAGGCGAGGCAACCGCTGTTGTCCAATCCCCGGCGATTGCCGGCACCGAGGAGGAGCAGCGCCGCGACATCGCTGCCGCCGTCAGCCGCCTGCCGGGGATCGCCCGCGCCTCGTGGGCGACCCGCTCCACCCTGGTGGCCCTGGTGGACGCGGATGCCAGCGAACAACAGATAAACGGTATCTGCAAGGTGCTCGCGCCCTACGAGGACCTGCGTTATTCGCGCGTGCAACTGCAACCGCCGCCGGGCAGTGAAGCCCCGGTGCGCTTCCTGCAATGCAACTGGAGTTGA
- a CDS encoding DUF2474 domain-containing protein — protein MPVRTPVDGPRRPHWVRRVAWLVLIWSASVATLALVALAIKVIMRAVGMTT, from the coding sequence ATGCCCGTTCGGACTCCGGTCGACGGACCTCGCAGGCCTCACTGGGTCAGGCGGGTGGCGTGGCTCGTGCTGATCTGGTCGGCGAGCGTCGCCACGTTGGCGCTGGTTGCGCTGGCGATCAAGGTGATCATGCGCGCGGTCGGCATGACGACATGA
- the cydB gene encoding cytochrome d ubiquinol oxidase subunit II, which produces MGIDLPLIWGVIIIFSIMMYVVMDGFDLGIGMLFPFFPEKDDRDIMMNTVAPVWDGNETWLVMGGAGLLAAFPLAYAVVLSALYLPLILMLVALIFRGVAFEFRFKVEEGKERAWDWAFIAGSYGATFFQGVVLGAFINGFAMDGDRFVGGAFDWFTPFSMFTGVGLVVAYMLLGSTWLLIKTEGELHDDLRLRTRHWVWALLGAIVVVSIWTAMSQPAIAERWFSMPNLLFFAPVPLLVGAVMFALLRSLRGESHTSPFLLTLALVFLGYSGLGISIWPNILPPEISFWEAAGPPQSLGFTLVGALLIIPIILGYTGLAYWVFRGKVRAGEGYH; this is translated from the coding sequence ATGGGTATCGACCTGCCACTGATCTGGGGCGTGATCATCATCTTCTCGATCATGATGTACGTGGTCATGGACGGCTTCGACCTCGGCATCGGCATGCTGTTTCCGTTCTTCCCGGAAAAAGATGACCGCGACATCATGATGAACACCGTCGCGCCGGTCTGGGACGGCAACGAGACCTGGCTGGTGATGGGCGGCGCCGGACTTCTGGCCGCGTTCCCGCTTGCGTACGCGGTCGTGCTCAGCGCGCTCTACCTGCCGCTGATCCTGATGCTGGTCGCGCTGATCTTCCGCGGCGTCGCGTTCGAGTTCCGGTTCAAGGTCGAGGAGGGCAAGGAGCGCGCGTGGGACTGGGCGTTCATTGCCGGATCCTATGGCGCGACGTTCTTCCAGGGCGTGGTGCTGGGCGCTTTCATCAACGGTTTTGCGATGGATGGCGACCGCTTTGTCGGCGGAGCGTTCGACTGGTTCACCCCGTTCTCGATGTTCACCGGTGTCGGCCTCGTCGTCGCCTACATGCTGCTGGGCAGCACCTGGTTGCTGATCAAGACCGAAGGCGAGCTGCACGACGACCTGCGCCTGCGCACGCGCCATTGGGTGTGGGCGCTGCTGGGCGCGATTGTCGTGGTGAGCATCTGGACCGCGATGTCGCAGCCGGCCATTGCGGAGCGCTGGTTCAGCATGCCGAATCTGCTGTTCTTCGCCCCGGTGCCGCTGCTGGTCGGGGCCGTCATGTTCGCTCTACTGCGCTCGCTGCGCGGCGAGTCCCACACCTCGCCATTCCTGCTGACGCTTGCGCTCGTGTTCCTGGGTTACAGCGGTCTGGGCATCAGCATCTGGCCGAACATCCTGCCGCCCGAGATCAGCTTCTGGGAAGCCGCTGGGCCGCCGCAAAGCCTGGGCTTCACCCTGGTGGGTGCGCTGCTGATCATTCCGATCATCCTGGGCTACACGGGGCTGGCGTACTGGGTCTTCCGCGGCAAGGTGAGGGCCGGAGAGGGTTACCACTGA